The Juglans regia cultivar Chandler chromosome 2, Walnut 2.0, whole genome shotgun sequence genome includes a window with the following:
- the LOC109010746 gene encoding leucoanthocyanidin dioxygenase — MVTSVLPRVESLASSGIQAIPKEYVRPQEELNSIGNVFEEEKKEEGPQVPTIDLRDIDSQDEAVRQKCREELKKAAVDWGVMHLVNHGISDELIDRVKIAGKQFFDLSVEEKEKYANDQASGRIQGYGSKLANNASGQLEWEDYFFHLVYPEDKRDMSIWPRTPSDYVEATAEYAKQLRGLATKIFSVLSLGLGLEEGRLEKEVGGLEELLLQMKINYYPICPQPELALGVEAHTDISALTFILHNMVPGLQLFYQGKWVTAKCVPNSIIMHIGDTIEILSNGKYKSILHRGLVNKEKVRISWALFCEPPKEKIILKPLPEVVSEKEPALFPPRTFAQHIEHKLFKKTQDSLALK, encoded by the exons ATGGTGACTTCAGTTTTACCAAGAGTTGAGAGCTTGGCAAGCAGCGGGATTCAGGCAATCCCGAAGGAGTACGTGAGGCCCCAAGAAGAGCTAAACAGCATCGGCAACGTTTTCGAGgaggagaaaaaggaagaagggcCTCAGGTACCGACCATTGATTTGAGGGACATAGACTCCCAGGACGAAGCTGTTCGACAAAAATGTCGTGAGGAGTTGAAGAAAGCTGCCGTGGATTGGGGTGTCATGCACCTCGTCAACCATGGCATCTCAGACGAGCTTATTGACCGGGTGAAGATAGCCGGAAAGCAATTCTTTGATCTTTCCGTGGAGGAGAAGGAAAAGTACGCTAATGACCAGGCATCGGGCAGGATTCAAGGCTATGGCAGCAAGCTGGCCAATAACGCTAGCGGCCAGCTCGAGTGGGAGGATTATTTCTTCCACCTCGTCTACCCTGAGGACAAGCGCGACATGTCCATCTGGCCCAGGACACCCAGCGACTACGT tGAGGCAACAGCCGAGTACGCGAAGCAACTGAGAGGCCTAGCAACCAAGATATTTTCCGTTCTATCTCTTGGCTTGGGATTGGAAGAAGGGAGGCTAGAGAAGGAAGTCGGCGGCCTTGAAGAACTTCTTCTGCAAATGAAAATCAACTACTATCCCATATGCCCTCAACCCGAACTCGCTCTTGGCGTCGAAGCCCACACGGACATAAGCGCACTGACCTTTATCCTCCACAACATGGTGCCCGGCCTGCAACTTTTCTACCAAGGCAAATGGGTCACCGCGAAATGCGTTCCAAACTCCATCATCATGCACATTGGGGACACCATAGAGATTTTGAGCAACGGCAAATACAAGAGTATTCTTCACAGGGGGCTGGTCAACAAGGAAAAGGTCAGGATCTCGTGGGCGCTGTTCTGCGAGCCACCGAAGGAGAAGATCATCCTGAAACCACTGCCGGAGGTTGTGTCCGAGAAAGAGCCTGCACTCTTCCCACCTCGCACCTTTGCTCAGCATATTGAGCACAAATTATTCAAGAAGACCCAGGATTCTCTTGCCTTGAAATGA
- the LOC109010776 gene encoding uncharacterized protein LOC109010776, giving the protein MEISPTIIGKDEVIAKLKDDGDFDKLRLKIIRKLRDNEELRNEIILTVKQSAALNRAGAENMKPRQLSDAIYDDVGNKVMSRISDGLWETIRSGDGMKSEITETVQSVYNKLLNPKWKEEGESSTHGMMPKQKEAENNRSIAASASEADDIFSDSEPKEPPGFSLLNNHQNNKNEEQHRQELQPPMPHKREPVEAQEEDTHHPKVVLEPEYVDLGVPPGFPAELEQTQRCDGSDEDPDVPPGFG; this is encoded by the exons ATGGAGATCAGTCCCACGATCATTGGCAAAGATGAGGTCATAGCGAAACTCAAGGACGACGGCGACTTCGACAAACTCCGCCTCAAAATCATTCGCAAGCTCAGGGACAAC GAGGAGTTGCGGAATGAGATTATTTTGACAGTGAAGCAGTCAGCAGCACTTAATCGTGCAGGTGCTGAGAATATGAAACCCAGACAATTATCTGATGCCATATATGATGACGTTGG GAATAAAGTAATGAGCCGGATATCTGATGGTTTGTGGGAAACAATTAGATCAGGTGATGGCATGAAAAGTGAAATTACAGAAACTGTACAATCTGTttataacaaattattaaacccaaaatggaaagaagaggGTGAATCATCCACCCATGGCATGATGCCAAAGCAGAAGGAAGCTGAAAATAACCGTTCCATTGCAGCCTCAGCTAGTGAAGCTGATGACATCTTTTCTGATAGTGAGCCAAAAGAACCTCCAGGGTTTTCTCTCCTCAATAACCATCAGAACAACAAGAATGAGGAGCAACACAGACAGGAGCTTCAGCCTCCAATGCCTCACAAAAGAGAACCTGTTGAAGCACAGGAGGAAGATACACACCACCCAAAGGTTGTCTTGGAGCCAGAATACGTTGATCTTGGTGTGCCACCTGGCTTTCCTGCAGAATTGGAGCAGACG
- the LOC109010754 gene encoding YTH domain-containing protein 1-like has product MSSDTAKENASVVDSSVTEWKQDMGNSDDPESSSYKANEVSYPSRADKAGNSYYPLGISTTDRKGKLYNTRYFIIKSLNHHNIQLSIEKGIWATQVMNEPILEEAFHNSGKVILIFSVNMSGFFQGYAQMMSSVGWRRDNVWSQGSSKGNPWGRSFKVKWLCLNDLPFQKTLHLKNPLNEYKPVKISRDCQELSLDIGEALCELLDGKSDVDDSPSSLYRSDLPSKRLCVESPCSLGDEEYNVPPMHMSWSRTPILYPLPLYPHQAEANRFHLANQISTGVTFPRNLSITAGASKVERMKRSCNSGEISNSQAEMDMSPHFDVWGLYAESPFACTLTEDDLLELSYEEYLERSRSSTQLCLPVAGPSGKMQESSRSKNQDENLNSGSKADRRKRTHCSSQKL; this is encoded by the exons ATGTCTTCTGATACTGCAAAAGAAAATGCATCTGTTGTTGATTCATCAGTAACTGAATGGAAACAAGACATGGGAAATTCAGATGACCCTG AGAGCTCTAGTTACAAAGCTAATGAGGTTAGCTATCCATCAAGGGCAGATAAGGCAGGGAACTCTTATTATCCACTGGGAATTTCCACTACTGACAGAAAGGGTAAATTGTACAATACGAGATACTTCATCATTAAGAGtttgaaccatcataatatccAACTGTCAATTGAGAAAGGAATTTGGGCTACCCAAGTCATGAACGAACCTATTCTAGAAGAAGCCTTTCAT AACTCTGGTAAAGTAATTCTTATATTTAGTGTAAACATGAGTGGTTTCTTCCAAGGATATGCGCAAATGATGTCTTCTGTTGGGTGGAGGCGAGACAACGTTTGGAGTCAAGGAAGTAGCAAAGGCAATCCGTGGGGGCGCAGCTTTAAAGTCAAATGGCTGTGTTTAAATGATTTACCTTTTCAAAAGACTCTTCATCTCAAGAATCCATTGAATGAATACAAACCTGTCAAAATTAGCAGGGATTGCCAG GAGTTATCTCTAGATATTGGAGAAGCGCTTTGTGAGCTCCTTGATGGAAAGAGTGATGTGGATGACTCTCCAAGTAG TCTTTACAGGAGTGATCTTCCTTCAAAAAGGCTTTGTGTAGAGTCTCCATGTTCTTTAGGGGATGAAGAGTATAATGTGCCTCCAATGCATATGTCATGGTCAAGAACACCCATTCTTTATCCTTTGCCTCTGTATCCACATCAGGCTGAGGCGAATAGATTTCATTTAGCAAACCAGATTTCTACAGGGGTTACTTTTCCTAGAAATCTTTCAATCACTGCTGGTGCATCAAAAGTTGAAAGGATGAAACGTTCTTGCAATAGCGGAGAAATTTCTAATTCACAAGCGGAAATGGATATGTCTCCTCATTTTGATGTTTGGGGTTTGTATGCAGAAAGCCCATTTGCTTGTACCCTGACTGAGGATGATCTTCTTGAACTG TCTTATGAAGAATATCTGGAGCGTAGCAGAAGCAGTACACAATTATGCCTCCCT GTGGCTGGACCATCTGGGAAAATGCAGGAATCATCAAGAAGCAAAAATCAGGATGAAAATCT GAATTCGGGCTCTAAAGCTGACCGGCGAAAGAGGACTCATTGTTCGTCCCAAAAATTATAG